The Natronoglycomyces albus genome has a segment encoding these proteins:
- a CDS encoding substrate-binding and VWA domain-containing protein, with the protein MVFGHGRGVKSHRLGRRRKGSEWKLPVAPWIIITIVVVLVLSTLTTVYATLLRSGCSGSTYDVRIAASGNVSTVLTQLGRQWESSQPDYEGRCVGVDVEQVSAPTAAEALSSEWDETSLGERPVVWVPDSVAWLQWAGGSQAVTDMVSDDPQVLAGSPAVIAAPDVVVDALGWNADDPLIEPSWEAVFAAAEDGWSGLGQDDWGDFRVGVANPRSSTAGLHALLTMAVDDDGEVQPEAVENFNALAQEGRLEANVDSLWREVGSLESLEQARDYASVYTALEHEVVAFNRMNSADFTMESVPLEGTRAHAQFPYLLLAGAGWTSDQDIAIAEMFGEYLASSEAQAVFEEAGFRLPTETDEEAVEAAYDGDTDAGAIVTDEAAVASVLQQWQALRRSLNVLVVVDSSVTMGTETVEVDGEFVSAHEAAKRQVAALADGLGSSSQMGLWDFAGNIDGDGQHWREGVSLGTVDASQSESLVTTVNGFVTQQGGSSLFSATVAGYEYLQSHYDEGAANVVVVVTNGGTDPVSAPTLDQTADTLATLSADRSNPVRLITVGLGDADQSALELLASSTQGSYVNAPDPHELLGQLRSELFN; encoded by the coding sequence ATGGTTTTCGGTCACGGCCGTGGAGTAAAGTCGCACCGTTTGGGGCGGCGGCGGAAAGGTTCCGAGTGGAAGCTTCCGGTCGCCCCGTGGATTATCATCACGATCGTGGTGGTGTTGGTCCTGTCTACGCTGACCACGGTGTATGCGACTTTGCTGCGGTCGGGTTGTTCGGGTTCGACCTATGATGTGCGTATCGCGGCGTCGGGAAACGTTTCGACGGTTTTGACGCAGTTGGGGCGCCAATGGGAGAGTTCGCAACCGGATTATGAGGGCCGGTGTGTCGGTGTGGATGTGGAGCAGGTTTCGGCTCCCACGGCCGCTGAGGCGTTGAGTTCTGAGTGGGATGAGACCTCCTTGGGTGAGCGCCCTGTGGTGTGGGTGCCCGATTCGGTCGCGTGGCTGCAGTGGGCGGGCGGTTCACAGGCGGTCACTGACATGGTCTCTGATGATCCGCAGGTGTTGGCCGGTTCACCGGCCGTTATCGCCGCTCCAGATGTGGTTGTCGACGCGCTCGGTTGGAATGCTGATGACCCGTTGATCGAACCGTCGTGGGAGGCGGTGTTTGCCGCGGCTGAGGACGGCTGGTCAGGACTGGGTCAGGACGACTGGGGCGACTTTCGGGTCGGAGTTGCCAATCCACGTTCTTCGACTGCCGGGCTGCACGCCTTGTTGACCATGGCGGTTGATGACGACGGTGAGGTCCAGCCCGAGGCGGTGGAGAATTTCAACGCGTTGGCCCAAGAAGGCCGGCTGGAGGCGAATGTGGATTCGCTGTGGCGGGAAGTGGGGAGCTTGGAGTCGTTGGAGCAAGCGCGTGACTACGCTTCGGTTTATACGGCTTTGGAACATGAGGTTGTGGCGTTCAATCGCATGAATTCGGCCGATTTTACGATGGAGTCGGTGCCTTTGGAGGGCACAAGGGCGCACGCTCAGTTCCCGTATTTGCTGCTCGCTGGTGCTGGTTGGACCTCTGATCAGGATATTGCGATCGCGGAGATGTTTGGTGAGTATCTTGCTTCCTCCGAAGCGCAGGCGGTGTTCGAAGAGGCCGGTTTCCGCCTTCCCACGGAGACTGATGAGGAGGCCGTGGAGGCCGCTTACGACGGTGATACCGACGCGGGTGCCATCGTGACCGATGAGGCGGCCGTAGCTTCTGTGTTGCAGCAGTGGCAGGCGCTGCGCCGAAGTCTCAATGTGCTGGTTGTCGTCGATTCGTCGGTGACGATGGGGACTGAAACAGTCGAGGTCGACGGGGAATTCGTGTCGGCCCATGAGGCCGCGAAGCGTCAGGTGGCGGCTTTGGCTGATGGTCTTGGTTCGTCCTCTCAGATGGGCTTGTGGGACTTCGCGGGCAATATCGACGGCGATGGGCAACATTGGCGCGAGGGTGTGTCGTTGGGGACGGTGGATGCCAGCCAATCGGAGTCGCTGGTCACCACGGTGAATGGCTTTGTGACGCAGCAAGGCGGGTCGTCGCTGTTCTCGGCAACGGTCGCCGGTTATGAATATTTGCAGTCGCACTATGACGAGGGCGCGGCGAATGTGGTTGTCGTCGTGACCAATGGGGGAACGGACCCGGTGAGCGCCCCCACATTGGATCAGACAGCCGACACGCTCGCGACGTTGTCGGCAGATCGGTCCAACCCGGTGCGGCTTATTACTGTGGGCCTGGGAGATGCGGATCAGTCGGCTTTGGAACTGCTGGCCTCGTCGACTCAGGGATCGTATGTGAATGCGCCGGATCCACATGAGTTGTTGGGCCAGTTGCGCTCGGAGTTGTTCAATTGA
- the gcvP gene encoding aminomethyl-transferring glycine dehydrogenase, with protein sequence MTESVHFSRFADRHIGTSPADRQVMLKTVGVPSLEALMDGAMPEVIRSSERLALPDALSESDALNMIWGYASQNVVMRNLIGLGYHDVLMPAVIRRNILENPAWYTAYTPYQPEISQGRLEALLNFQTVISDLTGLDISGSSLLDESTAAAEAMLLARRSAKRGASDVFIVDENALPQTLSVLATRAQPVGIELHVTDTSDPANLPEAAFGILLQYPGANGVVADFSATIARAKELNAAVIMATDPLALTMLTPPGELGADIAVGSAQRFGVPLGFGGPHAGFMAVKEGLQRQLPGRLVGVSRDASQAPALRLALQTREQHIRREKATSNICTAQVLLAVIASAYAAWHGPAGLAAIARDVHAKARTLAEAFSSAGLELAGESFFDTVTVSVPGRAEGIVQRAAANGVNVRLVDVDTVGIAVNEATTDEEIGVVLEAFGLDASPKAFQEPALPSSLRRSSQYLTHPVFNAYHSETAMMRYLRRLSDFDFALDRGMIPLGSCTMKLNAAAEMEPISWPNFAAIHPLAPEEQTRGWRHLIEELEGWLAEVCGYAKVSVQPNAGSQGELAGLLAIAAWQKDRGEGHRDVCLIPASAHGTNAASAILAGMRVVVVKCDDDGNIDLVDLDAKIEKHRGDLAAIMVTYPSTHGVYEESIANVCSKIHDAGGQVYVDGANLNALLGWSKPGRFGADVSHLNLHKTFCIPHGGGGPGVGPVAVREHLAPFVPGDPMTNDAPVGAVSQARWGSAGILPIPWMYLRMMGPEGLVEATASAVLAANYVAARLRDHFPILYKGRGGLVAHECILDLRELTKHSGVTVDDVAKRLIDFGFHAPTMSFPVAGTLMMEPTESEDLDELDRFCEAMIAIRAEIDEVTQGKVAVEDSALRHAPHTAAVVTDPQWDRSYSRQKGAYPAGVSPAKYWPPVSRVDNAWGDRNLACSCPSLDAYSQ encoded by the coding sequence ATGACTGAGTCCGTTCACTTTTCTCGTTTCGCTGATCGACACATTGGCACGAGCCCTGCCGATCGGCAGGTCATGTTGAAGACTGTGGGAGTGCCGTCTCTTGAGGCGTTGATGGACGGGGCGATGCCTGAGGTTATTCGTTCCTCAGAGCGGTTGGCGTTGCCCGATGCCTTGTCTGAGTCCGATGCCTTGAACATGATCTGGGGCTATGCCTCCCAGAATGTGGTCATGCGGAATCTCATCGGCCTGGGGTACCACGATGTGTTGATGCCAGCTGTGATTAGGCGCAATATCCTGGAGAATCCGGCTTGGTATACGGCCTATACGCCGTATCAACCGGAGATCAGCCAGGGCCGCCTTGAAGCCTTGCTGAACTTTCAGACAGTGATTTCGGATTTGACGGGGCTGGACATTTCTGGTTCGAGCCTCCTGGATGAATCCACGGCCGCGGCCGAGGCCATGTTGTTGGCGCGGCGTAGCGCTAAGCGCGGGGCCAGTGATGTGTTCATCGTCGATGAGAACGCTTTGCCGCAGACTCTGTCGGTACTGGCTACGCGCGCCCAGCCCGTGGGCATCGAGTTGCACGTCACCGATACCTCTGATCCTGCTAATTTGCCTGAGGCCGCGTTCGGCATTTTGCTGCAGTACCCCGGTGCCAATGGGGTGGTGGCTGATTTTTCGGCGACTATCGCTCGAGCCAAGGAACTTAACGCGGCGGTCATCATGGCGACTGATCCGCTTGCTTTGACTATGTTGACCCCGCCCGGAGAATTGGGAGCGGACATCGCTGTGGGTTCGGCTCAGCGATTCGGCGTCCCGCTGGGCTTTGGGGGCCCGCACGCTGGATTTATGGCGGTCAAGGAAGGACTGCAGCGCCAGTTGCCCGGCCGGTTGGTCGGTGTGAGCCGTGATGCGAGCCAGGCACCTGCTTTGCGCCTGGCTCTTCAGACTCGCGAACAGCATATTCGCCGGGAGAAGGCGACGAGCAATATCTGTACCGCGCAGGTCTTGCTAGCCGTGATCGCCTCGGCGTATGCCGCCTGGCACGGGCCGGCTGGCCTGGCGGCCATTGCGCGTGATGTTCACGCGAAGGCCCGCACGTTGGCTGAGGCGTTCTCCTCGGCGGGTCTGGAACTAGCTGGCGAGTCTTTCTTTGACACGGTGACCGTATCTGTGCCCGGTCGCGCTGAAGGCATTGTGCAGCGGGCGGCTGCCAATGGCGTCAATGTGCGTTTGGTTGATGTCGATACGGTGGGAATTGCGGTCAATGAGGCTACGACCGATGAGGAAATCGGTGTGGTCTTGGAAGCGTTTGGGCTGGATGCTTCACCCAAGGCTTTCCAGGAACCGGCTTTGCCCAGTTCGCTGCGTCGCTCTTCTCAGTACTTGACGCATCCGGTGTTCAACGCCTATCACTCCGAGACGGCGATGATGCGCTATTTGCGCCGACTGTCTGATTTTGATTTTGCGCTGGATCGGGGCATGATTCCGCTGGGTTCGTGCACGATGAAGCTGAATGCCGCCGCCGAGATGGAGCCCATCTCGTGGCCCAATTTCGCCGCGATTCACCCGTTGGCTCCGGAGGAACAGACTCGGGGATGGCGTCACCTGATCGAGGAGCTGGAGGGGTGGCTCGCGGAAGTTTGCGGCTACGCCAAAGTTAGTGTGCAGCCCAATGCTGGTTCGCAGGGTGAGCTAGCGGGTTTGCTGGCAATTGCGGCCTGGCAGAAGGACCGGGGCGAGGGGCACCGGGATGTGTGTTTGATTCCGGCGAGCGCCCATGGGACGAACGCCGCTTCGGCAATTTTGGCTGGGATGCGGGTCGTCGTCGTGAAGTGCGATGACGATGGCAATATTGACTTGGTCGATCTAGACGCGAAGATCGAGAAGCACCGTGGTGACCTGGCGGCCATCATGGTGACCTATCCGTCGACTCACGGCGTGTACGAGGAATCGATCGCGAATGTGTGTTCGAAGATTCATGACGCGGGCGGTCAGGTGTATGTCGATGGCGCAAATCTGAACGCGTTGTTGGGGTGGTCGAAGCCGGGCCGTTTTGGGGCCGATGTGTCCCACTTGAACTTGCACAAGACGTTCTGCATCCCGCACGGTGGCGGAGGTCCCGGTGTGGGGCCAGTGGCGGTGCGGGAGCATTTGGCCCCGTTTGTGCCTGGCGATCCGATGACCAATGACGCTCCAGTGGGTGCGGTCTCCCAGGCCCGGTGGGGTTCGGCGGGGATTCTGCCGATTCCGTGGATGTACTTGCGAATGATGGGCCCTGAGGGCTTGGTGGAGGCGACTGCCTCGGCGGTGTTGGCGGCGAACTATGTCGCGGCACGCCTGCGTGATCACTTCCCGATCCTGTACAAGGGTCGCGGAGGCTTGGTAGCCCATGAGTGCATTCTGGATTTGCGGGAATTGACCAAACACTCGGGTGTGACGGTCGATGATGTCGCGAAGCGACTGATCGATTTTGGCTTCCACGCGCCGACGATGTCTTTCCCGGTGGCGGGAACGTTGATGATGGAGCCTACTGAGTCGGAGGACTTGGATGAGCTGGATCGCTTCTGCGAGGCGATGATCGCGATTCGGGCCGAGATTGACGAGGTTACCCAGGGGAAGGTCGCGGTCGAGGATTCAGCGTTGCGTCATGCTCCGCACACGGCGGCCGTGGTGACAGATCCACAGTGGGACCGGTCCTATTCACGGCAAAAGGGTGCGTACCCGGCTGGGGTTTCCCCGGCGAAGTATTGGCCGCCGGTGTCGCGGGTGGACAATGCGTGGGGCGATCGTAACCTGGCGTGCAGCTGCCCGAGCTTGGACGCGTATTCGCAGTAG
- a CDS encoding MerR family transcriptional regulator encodes MGAQPSAESLLVASQRRLPNADPAEFNPEPLGPSAARAQLGWRGTSACRIVGITYRQLDYWARTKLVEPSITPASGSGSQRRYSFRDIVVLKLVKRLLDTGISLQNIRKAVAVLRSRGVDDLAQITLMSDGVGVYECRSADEIIDLLAGGQGVFAIAVASTVKEIMGSLSVPQVSVPKERSGIDVPDSGAEGCASPAV; translated from the coding sequence ATGGGGGCGCAGCCTTCCGCGGAGTCTTTGTTGGTCGCTTCTCAACGGCGGTTGCCAAATGCCGATCCTGCTGAGTTCAACCCTGAGCCGCTGGGCCCCTCAGCCGCACGCGCGCAGCTGGGATGGCGCGGGACCAGTGCCTGCCGCATCGTCGGCATCACATACCGCCAACTGGATTACTGGGCGCGTACCAAGCTGGTCGAACCCAGCATTACTCCCGCGTCTGGTTCGGGTAGCCAGCGTCGCTATTCCTTTCGTGACATAGTCGTGCTGAAGCTAGTGAAACGCCTGCTTGATACTGGTATCTCGTTGCAGAACATTCGTAAAGCGGTTGCGGTTTTGCGCTCGCGAGGGGTCGATGATCTGGCCCAAATTACGTTGATGTCCGATGGGGTGGGTGTGTATGAGTGCCGGTCTGCCGACGAGATCATTGACCTTCTGGCTGGCGGACAGGGTGTTTTTGCGATCGCGGTGGCCTCGACTGTGAAGGAGATCATGGGTTCGTTGTCGGTGCCGCAGGTGTCGGTGCCCAAGGAGCGTTCGGGGATTGATGTGCCTGATAGTGGGGCTGAGGGGTGTGCTTCGCCTGCGGTGTGA
- a CDS encoding bifunctional nuclease family protein: MRELKMVGVRVELPTNQPVVLLKEVEGERYLPIWIGTVEAAAIHYKQQNVQITRPLTHDLMRDILVELGVELTAVELVELRDTTFYADLVLDNDTRVSARPSDAIALALRTGTKVWCAEEVLDEAGISLPDKQEDEVEKFREFLDEVSPDDFA; the protein is encoded by the coding sequence GTGCGTGAGCTGAAGATGGTCGGTGTGCGAGTAGAACTTCCGACGAATCAACCGGTGGTGTTGTTGAAGGAAGTCGAAGGAGAGCGTTATCTCCCGATCTGGATTGGCACCGTGGAGGCGGCGGCAATCCACTACAAACAACAGAATGTGCAGATTACGCGGCCATTGACCCACGATTTGATGCGAGACATCCTGGTGGAACTGGGTGTGGAGTTGACGGCCGTGGAGCTGGTGGAGTTGCGCGACACGACCTTCTATGCGGATTTGGTTCTCGACAATGACACGCGTGTGTCGGCCCGTCCTTCGGACGCTATCGCGCTGGCGCTGCGGACGGGGACCAAAGTGTGGTGTGCCGAGGAGGTTCTTGATGAAGCGGGAATTTCGCTGCCCGATAAACAGGAGGACGAAGTGGAGAAGTTCCGCGAGTTCCTCGACGAGGTGTCTCCGGACGATTTTGCGTAA
- a CDS encoding FHA domain-containing protein, producing MTRSNDEFPPPDVTATMNLGALEESGDASDADLNSSRLAESLPAGTALLVVRRGPNAGARFLLDMEVTTSGRHPDSDIFLDDVTVSRRHAEFHRDASGFTVRDVGSLNGTYVNWERVETATLGHGDEVQIGKFRLVFIGGPKPKTA from the coding sequence ATGACGCGTTCCAACGACGAGTTCCCACCGCCAGATGTAACGGCGACGATGAACCTCGGCGCGTTGGAGGAATCGGGAGACGCTAGCGACGCCGATCTCAATTCCTCGCGGCTTGCCGAGTCGTTGCCGGCGGGCACCGCCCTGCTGGTGGTGCGCCGAGGCCCTAACGCCGGGGCCCGGTTTTTGCTCGATATGGAAGTGACCACCTCGGGTCGTCATCCTGACAGCGACATTTTCCTCGACGACGTGACGGTGTCTCGTCGTCACGCCGAATTTCACCGTGATGCCTCTGGGTTCACGGTGCGTGACGTGGGAAGTCTCAATGGCACTTATGTCAATTGGGAGCGAGTGGAGACGGCCACCCTTGGTCACGGAGACGAAGTCCAGATCGGGAAGTTCCGTCTGGTGTTCATTGGCGGTCCGAAGCCGAAGACCGCGTAA
- the gcvH gene encoding glycine cleavage system protein GcvH, translating into MIPEQLRYTAEHEWIESRDNNVLRIGITSYAQDALGDVVFVQLPEVGSTVQAGDAIGEVESTKSVSDIYAPVTGKIVAGNDKLADAPELINSDPYAAGWMFDMEVDDEGQLDALLDAAAYAKLTE; encoded by the coding sequence GTGATACCGGAACAATTGCGTTACACCGCTGAGCACGAGTGGATCGAATCTCGTGACAACAACGTGCTGCGGATTGGAATCACCAGCTATGCCCAGGATGCCCTGGGTGATGTGGTGTTCGTGCAACTGCCCGAAGTCGGGTCCACCGTGCAAGCCGGGGACGCGATTGGCGAGGTTGAATCCACCAAGAGCGTGTCGGATATTTACGCTCCGGTGACCGGTAAAATCGTGGCCGGCAACGACAAGCTGGCTGACGCTCCCGAGCTGATCAACAGCGACCCCTATGCGGCGGGCTGGATGTTCGACATGGAAGTCGACGACGAGGGCCAGCTCGACGCTTTGCTTGACGCTGCGGCGTATGCGAAGCTCACTGAGTGA
- a CDS encoding CDP-alcohol phosphatidyltransferase family protein produces MNTAETHNSSWGVWTWPNLVTVIRLAGIPLFCYLLAFTDHYWTAAAVLAVGGGTDWVDGQLARRLNQESRLGRLLDPMVDRLYILTALLTLTFLDLIPWVFTIAVLLREAALAVCVPILRWHGYGPLPVHFLGKTATFVVFMSFPVLVIAGLDNGAEVWAAPLGWALALWGLGLYWLAAFVYVRQTFMLVKAVRLKRTNGQATPTVV; encoded by the coding sequence TTGAACACAGCGGAAACTCACAACTCCAGTTGGGGCGTATGGACGTGGCCGAACTTGGTCACGGTGATACGCCTGGCTGGTATTCCGCTCTTTTGCTACCTCCTAGCCTTTACCGACCATTACTGGACCGCGGCAGCCGTGCTGGCCGTCGGCGGCGGAACCGACTGGGTCGACGGGCAACTAGCCCGCCGTCTCAACCAGGAATCGCGGCTCGGAAGACTCCTCGACCCCATGGTTGACCGGCTCTACATCCTCACCGCGCTGCTGACACTCACATTCCTCGACCTCATCCCGTGGGTCTTCACAATCGCTGTACTGCTTCGAGAAGCGGCGCTAGCGGTGTGCGTGCCCATCCTGCGATGGCACGGCTATGGCCCGCTGCCTGTCCACTTCTTGGGTAAGACCGCGACCTTCGTCGTCTTCATGTCATTCCCGGTCCTCGTGATCGCGGGGCTGGATAACGGCGCGGAAGTGTGGGCGGCTCCGCTGGGCTGGGCATTGGCCCTGTGGGGATTGGGGCTGTACTGGTTGGCCGCGTTCGTCTATGTCCGCCAAACCTTCATGCTGGTGAAGGCAGTCCGCCTCAAGCGGACCAACGGTCAGGCGACCCCCACGGTCGTGTAG
- a CDS encoding pirin family protein, producing the protein MPAVTTNDILSLPRIPRPGLEDRPRQATKIVDSLRTFEGAGFPVRRPFPTPALTEDTDPFLLLDHMVAAYEPHEAKGAPWHPHRGFETVTYLMDGTFVHTDSHGGGGVIRDGDTQWMTAGSGLLHDELPSEKLVMNGGVFDGIQLWVNLPANAKMSQPNYQDIQGPGLTLVSSDDGGALVRVIAGTVGEHHGPGQTHTPISLVHASLAPGARLQVPWNRDYSAMAFLLHGEGTVGDDRRAFTESQLALFGTGDYLTVEAGPEQTFRSGHMEVLLLGGQPIHEPVARYGPFVMNTRAEIVQAVEDFQAGRMGQIPPGYEGREYAPDPADELPHSGLEGDEKL; encoded by the coding sequence ATGCCAGCTGTGACCACCAATGACATCTTGTCATTGCCACGAATCCCCCGGCCTGGGCTCGAGGACCGCCCACGGCAGGCCACTAAGATCGTCGATTCCCTGCGCACCTTCGAAGGCGCCGGCTTCCCAGTCCGCCGGCCCTTCCCCACTCCGGCGCTGACTGAGGACACCGACCCATTTTTGTTGCTTGACCACATGGTCGCCGCCTATGAGCCACACGAGGCCAAAGGCGCGCCCTGGCATCCGCACCGAGGGTTTGAAACTGTCACCTACCTCATGGACGGCACGTTCGTCCACACCGACTCACACGGCGGTGGCGGTGTCATCCGCGATGGAGACACCCAATGGATGACCGCGGGATCGGGCCTTTTGCACGACGAACTGCCCAGCGAGAAGCTGGTCATGAACGGCGGAGTCTTCGACGGTATCCAGCTGTGGGTAAACCTTCCCGCCAATGCCAAGATGAGTCAGCCCAACTACCAAGACATCCAAGGCCCTGGGCTTACGCTCGTCTCCTCAGACGACGGAGGCGCGCTCGTGCGCGTTATCGCCGGGACAGTCGGTGAGCACCATGGCCCCGGCCAGACTCACACGCCCATCTCCCTTGTGCACGCTTCGCTAGCTCCTGGGGCGCGGCTACAGGTGCCATGGAACCGCGACTACTCGGCCATGGCATTCCTACTACACGGCGAAGGCACCGTTGGAGACGACCGTCGAGCATTCACCGAATCGCAGCTGGCCCTCTTCGGCACCGGCGACTACCTCACCGTCGAGGCTGGCCCGGAGCAGACATTCCGATCCGGACACATGGAGGTGCTCCTCCTGGGGGGACAACCGATTCACGAGCCGGTCGCCCGGTACGGACCGTTCGTCATGAACACCCGCGCCGAGATCGTTCAAGCGGTAGAGGACTTCCAGGCTGGACGGATGGGTCAGATTCCACCCGGATACGAAGGACGGGAATACGCCCCGGACCCGGCCGACGAGCTACCACACTCCGGCCTCGAGGGCGACGAAAAGCTCTAG
- a CDS encoding lactonase family protein has translation MRYVIGSYTTAGGPGLALATGDTPTQPLSVTVADPGPVNPSWVALGSSDVVYTVSEVDDGTVSAWRFAGDSWVPVGQSQSSGGSAPCHAVVYTSGSGRRWLVVANYGSGEVAALPIAADESLGPASSIVRWDGSGPNQERQLAPHAHQVVVDPSGRWLWVCDLGSDSVKTLELDAESGQLQVRGSAAFPAGSGPRHLAVVSSDTVVVVGELSREVFICDVEATDGAVALRSTVSIDMEIDGTDYPSAVVPAPDGRTVYVTSRGSDQVWVIDVDTHEVRRRLPSGGAWPRAACLSREDDNLLLVTCERSGYVSAVDLTGHREPQMLWQCPGVSDIHPF, from the coding sequence ATGCGTTATGTGATCGGCAGCTACACCACTGCCGGTGGCCCCGGGTTGGCACTTGCCACTGGGGACACCCCTACTCAGCCTCTGTCCGTAACCGTGGCCGACCCCGGCCCGGTCAATCCATCCTGGGTAGCCCTGGGAAGTTCCGATGTCGTCTATACGGTGTCGGAAGTCGACGACGGCACAGTGAGTGCCTGGAGGTTCGCCGGCGACTCATGGGTCCCGGTGGGGCAGTCCCAGTCTTCTGGCGGCAGTGCTCCGTGCCATGCGGTCGTCTATACCTCAGGCTCGGGCCGCCGCTGGCTGGTGGTGGCTAATTATGGGTCGGGGGAGGTGGCGGCGCTTCCCATCGCCGCAGATGAGAGCCTTGGCCCCGCATCCTCGATAGTGCGGTGGGACGGTTCGGGTCCGAACCAAGAACGGCAGCTGGCACCCCATGCGCACCAGGTCGTGGTTGATCCGAGTGGCCGCTGGTTGTGGGTGTGCGATCTGGGCAGCGACTCGGTTAAGACATTGGAACTCGACGCGGAATCGGGCCAGCTTCAGGTGCGGGGTTCCGCAGCTTTCCCCGCGGGGAGTGGCCCGCGGCATTTGGCCGTCGTCAGCAGCGACACGGTGGTCGTGGTGGGGGAGCTGTCACGGGAGGTGTTCATTTGCGACGTTGAGGCGACAGACGGGGCTGTGGCGCTGCGGAGCACGGTGTCGATCGATATGGAGATCGACGGGACGGACTATCCGAGCGCGGTGGTGCCCGCGCCTGATGGCAGGACGGTTTATGTGACCAGTCGGGGAAGTGACCAGGTATGGGTTATCGATGTGGATACCCACGAGGTGAGACGACGGCTTCCCAGCGGAGGCGCGTGGCCTAGAGCGGCGTGCCTGTCACGAGAGGATGACAATCTCTTGCTTGTGACGTGTGAACGTTCCGGCTATGTCAGCGCAGTTGATCTGACCGGTCACAGAGAACCACAAATGTTGTGGCAGTGCCCGGGAGTATCGGACATTCACCCCTTTTGA
- the msrB gene encoding peptide-methionine (R)-S-oxide reductase MsrB, producing the protein MATDPWLNKLTAAEYRVLRQGGTEAPGVGEYVHTKTAGTYHCRACGAELFSSDTKFDSGCGWPSFWDPANADNVTLIEDNSLGMDRIEVRCASCDSHLGHVFSGEGFPTPTDQRYCINSISLRLTESGE; encoded by the coding sequence ATGGCTACCGATCCTTGGCTCAACAAACTCACCGCCGCCGAATACCGCGTCCTCCGCCAAGGCGGGACCGAAGCCCCCGGCGTCGGCGAGTACGTCCACACGAAAACCGCGGGCACCTATCATTGTCGGGCCTGCGGGGCTGAGTTGTTCAGTAGCGATACGAAATTCGACTCCGGCTGCGGCTGGCCCTCCTTCTGGGACCCAGCCAATGCCGACAATGTCACCCTTATCGAAGACAACAGTCTTGGCATGGATCGAATCGAAGTGCGCTGCGCTTCTTGCGACTCCCACTTGGGCCATGTTTTCAGTGGCGAGGGATTCCCCACTCCCACCGATCAACGCTACTGCATCAATTCCATTAGCCTCCGCCTGACAGAGTCAGGCGAGTAA